One genomic segment of Erythrobacter sp. THAF29 includes these proteins:
- a CDS encoding DUF815 domain-containing protein, protein MSEPRDPLERIAEALERLSPDPGAAVDWFGHPAYVWNGKYAREVPAIEAPALGQLRAIDRQKELIHTNIARLASGHAAHDMLLWGARGMGKSALLRAVVREVQKNAQEALALVQVAPAALESLPRLFATLSEVDRQFVIFIDDLGFAEDDTVRPRQLRGWLEGGVEARAANCRLAVTSNRRAILARKAKEQDPDSGESALNIRDAVDDALALADRFGLAVGFHPCSRDEYLEIVHAYADPHGLAFDPDEALAWALGRGQRSGRVAWQYVVELAGAAGKSL, encoded by the coding sequence GTGAGCGAGCCTCGGGACCCATTGGAGCGGATCGCCGAGGCGCTCGAACGGCTTTCGCCCGATCCCGGGGCCGCCGTCGATTGGTTCGGCCACCCTGCCTATGTCTGGAACGGTAAATACGCTCGTGAAGTGCCCGCTATCGAGGCACCGGCACTCGGCCAGTTGCGCGCGATCGATCGCCAGAAAGAGCTCATCCACACGAATATCGCCCGGCTCGCATCTGGTCACGCGGCGCACGACATGTTGCTGTGGGGCGCGCGGGGTATGGGCAAGTCGGCGCTGCTCCGCGCTGTTGTCCGCGAGGTGCAAAAGAACGCGCAGGAGGCGCTAGCGCTCGTGCAAGTTGCTCCGGCTGCACTGGAAAGTCTGCCACGCCTCTTCGCCACGCTCAGTGAAGTCGATCGGCAATTCGTGATCTTCATCGATGATTTGGGGTTCGCCGAGGACGACACGGTTCGCCCGCGCCAACTCCGCGGCTGGCTCGAAGGCGGTGTCGAGGCCCGCGCCGCCAATTGCCGCCTCGCCGTCACCTCCAATCGCCGCGCCATCCTCGCGCGCAAGGCGAAGGAGCAGGACCCGGACAGCGGCGAGAGCGCGCTCAACATTCGCGATGCAGTCGATGACGCGCTTGCGCTGGCCGATCGGTTCGGGCTCGCGGTCGGATTTCACCCTTGCAGCAGGGACGAATATCTCGAGATCGTGCATGCCTATGCCGATCCGCACGGCCTTGCCTTTGATCCGGACGAAGCGCTCGCCTGGGCGCTTGGCC
- a CDS encoding acyl-CoA dehydrogenase, with amino-acid sequence MTPYTPPTQDQLLAIRVNAGIEDLAKTVKFAHAEADLVEAIVEGVGQFAAGEFAPLNRIGDLEGAKLENGIVRLPEGFKEAYDAYVEQGWNAIASPEEFGGQGLPFTLACNVLENLGAANMAFNLLPMLSVGAIEALEHHGSKDQQAKYLPDLVSGKWSGTMNLTEPQAGSDVGALRSTAVPIAEGEHAGKYRITGQKIYITWGEHELAENIIHLVLARLPDAPEGSRGISLFVVPKYHVNEDGSLGNRNDLRCVSLEHKLGINASPTCVMSYGDNGECIGELVGEPNRGLMAMFTMMNNARINVGNQGNQIAERATQQAIAYALDRVQSARAGSPDKTPVAIIEHPDVRRMILRMKALTEAVRALLYYCAGQVDRGTVGDASAKNRAEILVPMLKAWGTDIGVEVAGIGIQVHGGMGFIEETGAAQHWRDSKIAPIYEGTNGIQAADLVTRKLGLDGGEAMIGLFEEIARDASEERNLAELATTCAHIARWMRDEASLDDRLAGSVPFCTMAAVAVAGWQLMKQGQAVANGAAPALAESKPVTVRFFLDRIVPEALGLKAGATAGADLLYTLPAEKLAV; translated from the coding sequence GTGACACCCTATACGCCGCCGACCCAGGACCAGCTGCTCGCCATCCGCGTCAATGCCGGGATCGAAGATCTCGCAAAGACCGTGAAATTCGCGCATGCCGAGGCCGACCTCGTCGAAGCGATCGTGGAGGGCGTCGGGCAATTCGCTGCGGGCGAGTTCGCGCCGCTGAACCGGATCGGCGATCTCGAAGGTGCGAAGCTCGAAAACGGCATCGTGCGCCTGCCCGAAGGCTTCAAGGAAGCCTACGATGCCTATGTCGAACAGGGCTGGAACGCGATTGCTTCGCCCGAGGAGTTTGGTGGGCAAGGCCTGCCCTTCACCCTCGCATGCAACGTGCTCGAAAACCTTGGTGCGGCGAACATGGCGTTCAACCTGCTGCCGATGCTCAGCGTCGGCGCGATCGAGGCGCTCGAACACCACGGATCAAAAGATCAGCAGGCAAAATACCTGCCCGATCTCGTCAGCGGGAAATGGTCGGGAACGATGAACCTTACCGAGCCGCAAGCGGGCAGCGATGTCGGCGCACTTCGTTCGACCGCCGTTCCGATCGCGGAAGGCGAGCACGCTGGCAAGTACAGGATTACCGGACAGAAGATCTATATCACTTGGGGCGAACACGAGCTGGCGGAAAATATCATCCACCTCGTCCTCGCGCGTTTGCCCGATGCACCGGAAGGATCGCGCGGCATCTCGCTCTTCGTCGTGCCCAAATATCACGTCAACGAGGACGGCTCGCTCGGCAATCGTAACGATCTTCGCTGCGTCAGCCTCGAACACAAGCTGGGAATCAACGCCTCGCCCACCTGCGTGATGAGCTATGGCGACAATGGCGAGTGCATCGGCGAGCTCGTTGGCGAGCCCAATCGCGGTTTGATGGCAATGTTCACGATGATGAACAATGCGCGCATCAATGTCGGCAACCAGGGCAACCAGATCGCGGAACGCGCCACTCAGCAGGCGATTGCCTATGCACTGGACCGCGTTCAGTCGGCGCGCGCCGGCTCGCCTGACAAGACTCCGGTCGCCATCATCGAACACCCCGACGTGCGCCGCATGATCCTGCGCATGAAGGCGCTCACCGAGGCCGTGCGCGCCTTGCTCTATTACTGTGCCGGCCAGGTCGATCGCGGCACGGTGGGCGATGCGAGTGCCAAGAACCGCGCGGAAATCCTCGTGCCGATGCTCAAGGCATGGGGCACCGATATCGGGGTCGAAGTGGCCGGAATCGGGATCCAGGTCCATGGCGGGATGGGCTTCATAGAGGAAACCGGCGCAGCCCAGCACTGGCGCGACTCCAAAATTGCGCCGATATACGAGGGCACGAACGGCATTCAGGCCGCAGACCTCGTAACGCGCAAGCTCGGGCTCGATGGCGGAGAGGCTATGATCGGCCTGTTCGAAGAGATCGCTCGCGACGCATCGGAAGAACGCAATCTTGCCGAACTGGCGACGACCTGCGCGCATATCGCCCGCTGGATGCGCGACGAGGCGAGCCTCGACGATCGGCTAGCAGGCAGCGTCCCGTTCTGCACAATGGCCGCAGTTGCGGTCGCCGGATGGCAGCTGATGAAACAGGGTCAAGCCGTTGCGAACGGTGCCGCACCAGCGCTTGCCGAAAGCAAACCTGTGACGGTTCGCTTCTTCCTCGACCGGATCGTACCCGAGGCGCTTGGCCTCAAGGCAGGAGCGACTGCGGGAGCGGATTTGCTCTACACTCTGCCCGCCGAAAAGCTCGCTGTCTGA
- a CDS encoding L-threonylcarbamoyladenylate synthase yields the protein MSDKDVTEVLQADAEGIARAARILAAGGLVAVPTETVYGLAARADSAEAVAKIYAAKGRPDFNPLIVHVRDLAQAEKIGEFDARARDLVERFWPGPLTLVLPLREDAKVAGAVTAGLPTIALRQPAHKVMRAVLEETGSPLAAPSANRSEEISPTRPEHVIASLGKACPVVLDGGASQKGLESTIVALRPDAAWSLLRPGPVSHETLERILGAETGADNASIEAPGQLARHYSPGKPLRLSAAEVAPDEFFIGFGGQQGDCNLSAGGDLNEAAAQLYECLHQAAASDKPRIAVAPIPYGEVGRAINDRLRRAATRQN from the coding sequence ATGAGCGACAAGGACGTTACGGAAGTGCTGCAAGCGGACGCCGAAGGCATCGCGCGAGCCGCGCGAATCCTCGCTGCAGGCGGTCTTGTCGCGGTGCCGACCGAAACCGTTTACGGTCTTGCCGCAAGGGCTGATAGTGCCGAGGCGGTCGCGAAAATCTACGCAGCGAAAGGCCGCCCCGATTTCAACCCGCTTATCGTACATGTGCGGGATCTCGCGCAGGCAGAGAAGATCGGCGAATTCGACGCGCGCGCCCGCGATCTTGTCGAACGATTCTGGCCCGGGCCGCTGACGCTGGTGCTGCCCTTGCGCGAAGATGCAAAGGTCGCAGGTGCAGTAACGGCGGGGCTTCCAACGATCGCGCTAAGGCAGCCTGCGCACAAGGTGATGCGCGCGGTGCTGGAGGAGACGGGCTCCCCGCTCGCTGCACCCTCCGCCAATCGCAGTGAGGAGATCAGCCCGACCCGGCCCGAGCACGTGATCGCTTCGCTGGGCAAGGCATGCCCGGTTGTACTCGATGGAGGAGCTAGCCAGAAAGGCTTGGAGTCCACCATCGTCGCGCTGCGCCCCGATGCAGCCTGGTCGCTTCTCCGCCCCGGACCTGTCAGTCACGAAACGCTTGAGCGAATACTCGGCGCCGAGACAGGGGCCGATAATGCCTCGATCGAAGCCCCCGGGCAGCTTGCACGGCATTATTCGCCCGGAAAGCCTTTGAGGTTGAGTGCAGCAGAAGTTGCGCCAGACGAGTTTTTTATCGGCTTCGGCGGCCAACAGGGTGACTGCAATCTGTCAGCCGGCGGCGATCTCAACGAAGCGGCTGCGCAGCTCTACGAATGTCTCCACCAGGCGGCTGCATCGGACAAGCCCCGTATCGCAGTCGCTCCTATTCCTTACGGCGAGGTCGGTCGGGCGATCAACGACCGGCTGCGGCGGGCCGCGACGCGCCAGAATTAA